In Aegilops tauschii subsp. strangulata cultivar AL8/78 chromosome 3, Aet v6.0, whole genome shotgun sequence, one genomic interval encodes:
- the LOC109767889 gene encoding MACPF domain-containing protein At4g24290 isoform X3 has translation MMSEQFNRELSLSGKIPSGQFNCMFEFTGSWQKDAARTKSLAFDGWCITLYNVALSKAQIVLRDHVKQAVPSTWEPAALARFIQKFGTHIVVGVKMGGKDVIYLKQQYSSSLQAVDVQKRLKEMSDRRFLDANGQSDISFRDVYRKEDKSDRREQRLIFVESSPLNSYASEEVLVMMPKRRGGRDKDMISHSEWLNSIQAEPDVISMSFVPITSLLNGVPGSGFLNHAINLYLRYKPPIEELHQFLAFQLTRQWAPVYSDLPLGPQRKTQISASLPVNFIGPTLYVCTNMVDVGKRPITGLRLFLEGKKCNKLAIHLQHLCSLPRVIQLEDDPNNSRTPEPFDHRYFEPIGSWKRFSHVCTMPVESEDASIVTGAQLEVINQGFKKILFLRLHFSKVVNAYPVRQPEWEGSPNLIQKSGLISTLISTHFSTAVQPPKLLKFVDRTEMARGPHDLPGYWVVSAAKLHLERGKISLRVRYSLVTSLLPGDEEYALNEEF, from the exons ATG ATGTCGGAGCAATTCAACCGGGAGTTATCTTTGTCCGGAAAAATTCCATCTGGCCAGTTCAATTGTATGTTTGAATTTACTGGCTCCTGGCAGAAAGATGCTGCACGTACCAAGTCACTTGCTTTTGACGGCTGGTGTATCACACTATATAATGTTGCACTGTCGAAGGCACAAATTGTACTACGAGATCATGTTAAGCAGGCTGTTCCATCAACCTGGGAACCTGCTGCTTTGGCAAG GTTTATTCAAAAATTTGGGACACATATAGTTGTTGGTGTCAAAATGGGAGGGAAGGATGTAATTTATTTGAAACAACAATATTCATCAAGCTTGCAAGCCGTTGATGTTCAAAAGCGATTAAAGGAGATGTCTGACAGGAGATTTCTTGATGCAAATGGGCAATCTGACATTAGTTTCAGGGATGTGTACAGGAAGGAGGACAAG AGTGACAGAAGAGAGCAGCGACTGATATTTGTGGAGTCCAGTCCACTAAATTCTTATGCTTCGGAGGAG GTTTTGGTAATGATGCCTAAGCGAAGAGGTGGAAGGGATAAAGATATGATCTCTCATAGCGAATGGCTGAATAGTATTCAAGCAGAACCTGATGTTATCTCAATGTCTTTTGTACCTATTACTTCGTTGTTAAATGGAGTTCCTGGTAGTGGATTTCTGAATCATGCAATTAATTTGTATCTTCGTT ATAAGCCCCCAATTGAGGAATTGCACCAGTTTTTGGCGTTCCAGCTTACAAGGCAGTGGGCGCCAGTTTATAGTGACCTCCCTCTTGGTCCCCAGAGGAAAACGCAAATCAGTGCATCTTTGCCAGTAAATTTTATTGGTCCAACACTTTATGTTTGTACCAACATG GTTGACGTGGGCAAAAGACCGATCACAGGACTCCGGTTGTTTCTCGAAGGGAAGAAGTGTAACAAATTAGCTATCCATCTTCAGCACCTCTGTTCCCTTCCTCGGGTTATCCAGCTTGAAGATGACCCAAACAATAGCCGAACTCCAGAACCATTTGACCATAGATACTTTGAACCAATAGGATCATGGAAGCGCTTCTCCCACGTCTGCACAATGCCAGTGGAGTCAGAGGATGCCTCCATCGTCACCGGAGCACAGCTAGAAGTGATCAACCAGGGCTTCAAGAAGATACTGTTCCTCCGGCTGCACTTCTCCAAAGTCGTGAACGCCTACCCTGTCAGGCAGCCTGAGTGGGAGGGGTCCCCGAACCTGATCCAGAAGTCGGGCCTCATCTCGACGCTCATCAGCACACACTTCTCCACTGCGGTGCAGCCACCGAAGCTGCTCAAGTTTGTGGACAGGACGGAAATGGCCCGAGGGCCACACGACCTGCCAGGGTACTGGGTGGTGTCGGCCGCCAAGCTGCACCTCGAGAGGGGCAAGATATCCCTGCGGGTGCGCTACTCGCTCGTGACGTCCTTGCTGCCCGGCGATGAGGAGTACGCGCTTAACGAGGAGTTCTAG
- the LOC109767889 gene encoding MACPF domain-containing protein At4g24290 isoform X1 produces MAPRDSKEMLQRAAESAIRSIGLGYDISADIRFKFCKQRGSPDPSLIELYCDGTEDIVLPGCLTKVTGVPKSIKCDKGERMRFRSDVLSFQQMSEQFNRELSLSGKIPSGQFNCMFEFTGSWQKDAARTKSLAFDGWCITLYNVALSKAQIVLRDHVKQAVPSTWEPAALARFIQKFGTHIVVGVKMGGKDVIYLKQQYSSSLQAVDVQKRLKEMSDRRFLDANGQSDISFRDVYRKEDKSDRREQRLIFVESSPLNSYASEEVLVMMPKRRGGRDKDMISHSEWLNSIQAEPDVISMSFVPITSLLNGVPGSGFLNHAINLYLRYKPPIEELHQFLAFQLTRQWAPVYSDLPLGPQRKTQISASLPVNFIGPTLYVCTNMVDVGKRPITGLRLFLEGKKCNKLAIHLQHLCSLPRVIQLEDDPNNSRTPEPFDHRYFEPIGSWKRFSHVCTMPVESEDASIVTGAQLEVINQGFKKILFLRLHFSKVVNAYPVRQPEWEGSPNLIQKSGLISTLISTHFSTAVQPPKLLKFVDRTEMARGPHDLPGYWVVSAAKLHLERGKISLRVRYSLVTSLLPGDEEYALNEEF; encoded by the exons ATGGCGCCTAGAGACAGTAAGGAGATGCTGCAGAGGGCCGCCGAGTCCGCCATACGGTCCATCGGCCTCGGCTACGACATCAGCGCCGACATCCGGTTCAAGTTCTGCAAGCAGCGCGGCTCGCCCGACCCGTCGCTCATCGAGCTTTACTGCGATGGGACCGAGGACATCGTGCTCCCCGGCTGCCTGACCAAGGTCACCGGTGTGCCTAAGTCGATCAAGTGCGACAAGGGGGAGCGGATGCGGTTCCGGTCCGATGTCCTGTCATTTCAGCAG ATGTCGGAGCAATTCAACCGGGAGTTATCTTTGTCCGGAAAAATTCCATCTGGCCAGTTCAATTGTATGTTTGAATTTACTGGCTCCTGGCAGAAAGATGCTGCACGTACCAAGTCACTTGCTTTTGACGGCTGGTGTATCACACTATATAATGTTGCACTGTCGAAGGCACAAATTGTACTACGAGATCATGTTAAGCAGGCTGTTCCATCAACCTGGGAACCTGCTGCTTTGGCAAG GTTTATTCAAAAATTTGGGACACATATAGTTGTTGGTGTCAAAATGGGAGGGAAGGATGTAATTTATTTGAAACAACAATATTCATCAAGCTTGCAAGCCGTTGATGTTCAAAAGCGATTAAAGGAGATGTCTGACAGGAGATTTCTTGATGCAAATGGGCAATCTGACATTAGTTTCAGGGATGTGTACAGGAAGGAGGACAAG AGTGACAGAAGAGAGCAGCGACTGATATTTGTGGAGTCCAGTCCACTAAATTCTTATGCTTCGGAGGAG GTTTTGGTAATGATGCCTAAGCGAAGAGGTGGAAGGGATAAAGATATGATCTCTCATAGCGAATGGCTGAATAGTATTCAAGCAGAACCTGATGTTATCTCAATGTCTTTTGTACCTATTACTTCGTTGTTAAATGGAGTTCCTGGTAGTGGATTTCTGAATCATGCAATTAATTTGTATCTTCGTT ATAAGCCCCCAATTGAGGAATTGCACCAGTTTTTGGCGTTCCAGCTTACAAGGCAGTGGGCGCCAGTTTATAGTGACCTCCCTCTTGGTCCCCAGAGGAAAACGCAAATCAGTGCATCTTTGCCAGTAAATTTTATTGGTCCAACACTTTATGTTTGTACCAACATG GTTGACGTGGGCAAAAGACCGATCACAGGACTCCGGTTGTTTCTCGAAGGGAAGAAGTGTAACAAATTAGCTATCCATCTTCAGCACCTCTGTTCCCTTCCTCGGGTTATCCAGCTTGAAGATGACCCAAACAATAGCCGAACTCCAGAACCATTTGACCATAGATACTTTGAACCAATAGGATCATGGAAGCGCTTCTCCCACGTCTGCACAATGCCAGTGGAGTCAGAGGATGCCTCCATCGTCACCGGAGCACAGCTAGAAGTGATCAACCAGGGCTTCAAGAAGATACTGTTCCTCCGGCTGCACTTCTCCAAAGTCGTGAACGCCTACCCTGTCAGGCAGCCTGAGTGGGAGGGGTCCCCGAACCTGATCCAGAAGTCGGGCCTCATCTCGACGCTCATCAGCACACACTTCTCCACTGCGGTGCAGCCACCGAAGCTGCTCAAGTTTGTGGACAGGACGGAAATGGCCCGAGGGCCACACGACCTGCCAGGGTACTGGGTGGTGTCGGCCGCCAAGCTGCACCTCGAGAGGGGCAAGATATCCCTGCGGGTGCGCTACTCGCTCGTGACGTCCTTGCTGCCCGGCGATGAGGAGTACGCGCTTAACGAGGAGTTCTAG
- the LOC109767889 gene encoding MACPF domain-containing protein At4g24290 isoform X2, with amino-acid sequence MSEQFNRELSLSGKIPSGQFNCMFEFTGSWQKDAARTKSLAFDGWCITLYNVALSKAQIVLRDHVKQAVPSTWEPAALARFIQKFGTHIVVGVKMGGKDVIYLKQQYSSSLQAVDVQKRLKEMSDRRFLDANGQSDISFRDVYRKEDKSDRREQRLIFVESSPLNSYASEEVLVMMPKRRGGRDKDMISHSEWLNSIQAEPDVISMSFVPITSLLNGVPGSGFLNHAINLYLRYKPPIEELHQFLAFQLTRQWAPVYSDLPLGPQRKTQISASLPVNFIGPTLYVCTNMVDVGKRPITGLRLFLEGKKCNKLAIHLQHLCSLPRVIQLEDDPNNSRTPEPFDHRYFEPIGSWKRFSHVCTMPVESEDASIVTGAQLEVINQGFKKILFLRLHFSKVVNAYPVRQPEWEGSPNLIQKSGLISTLISTHFSTAVQPPKLLKFVDRTEMARGPHDLPGYWVVSAAKLHLERGKISLRVRYSLVTSLLPGDEEYALNEEF; translated from the exons ATGTCGGAGCAATTCAACCGGGAGTTATCTTTGTCCGGAAAAATTCCATCTGGCCAGTTCAATTGTATGTTTGAATTTACTGGCTCCTGGCAGAAAGATGCTGCACGTACCAAGTCACTTGCTTTTGACGGCTGGTGTATCACACTATATAATGTTGCACTGTCGAAGGCACAAATTGTACTACGAGATCATGTTAAGCAGGCTGTTCCATCAACCTGGGAACCTGCTGCTTTGGCAAG GTTTATTCAAAAATTTGGGACACATATAGTTGTTGGTGTCAAAATGGGAGGGAAGGATGTAATTTATTTGAAACAACAATATTCATCAAGCTTGCAAGCCGTTGATGTTCAAAAGCGATTAAAGGAGATGTCTGACAGGAGATTTCTTGATGCAAATGGGCAATCTGACATTAGTTTCAGGGATGTGTACAGGAAGGAGGACAAG AGTGACAGAAGAGAGCAGCGACTGATATTTGTGGAGTCCAGTCCACTAAATTCTTATGCTTCGGAGGAG GTTTTGGTAATGATGCCTAAGCGAAGAGGTGGAAGGGATAAAGATATGATCTCTCATAGCGAATGGCTGAATAGTATTCAAGCAGAACCTGATGTTATCTCAATGTCTTTTGTACCTATTACTTCGTTGTTAAATGGAGTTCCTGGTAGTGGATTTCTGAATCATGCAATTAATTTGTATCTTCGTT ATAAGCCCCCAATTGAGGAATTGCACCAGTTTTTGGCGTTCCAGCTTACAAGGCAGTGGGCGCCAGTTTATAGTGACCTCCCTCTTGGTCCCCAGAGGAAAACGCAAATCAGTGCATCTTTGCCAGTAAATTTTATTGGTCCAACACTTTATGTTTGTACCAACATG GTTGACGTGGGCAAAAGACCGATCACAGGACTCCGGTTGTTTCTCGAAGGGAAGAAGTGTAACAAATTAGCTATCCATCTTCAGCACCTCTGTTCCCTTCCTCGGGTTATCCAGCTTGAAGATGACCCAAACAATAGCCGAACTCCAGAACCATTTGACCATAGATACTTTGAACCAATAGGATCATGGAAGCGCTTCTCCCACGTCTGCACAATGCCAGTGGAGTCAGAGGATGCCTCCATCGTCACCGGAGCACAGCTAGAAGTGATCAACCAGGGCTTCAAGAAGATACTGTTCCTCCGGCTGCACTTCTCCAAAGTCGTGAACGCCTACCCTGTCAGGCAGCCTGAGTGGGAGGGGTCCCCGAACCTGATCCAGAAGTCGGGCCTCATCTCGACGCTCATCAGCACACACTTCTCCACTGCGGTGCAGCCACCGAAGCTGCTCAAGTTTGTGGACAGGACGGAAATGGCCCGAGGGCCACACGACCTGCCAGGGTACTGGGTGGTGTCGGCCGCCAAGCTGCACCTCGAGAGGGGCAAGATATCCCTGCGGGTGCGCTACTCGCTCGTGACGTCCTTGCTGCCCGGCGATGAGGAGTACGCGCTTAACGAGGAGTTCTAG